A window from Rhinolophus sinicus isolate RSC01 linkage group LG01, ASM3656204v1, whole genome shotgun sequence encodes these proteins:
- the YBEY gene encoding endoribonuclease YbeY codes for MSLGIRNLQRAVPLRRAPLRRQVELLRRILGVGEFDLGLVCVDNGRMQRINRVYRGRNVPTDVLSFPFHENLKAGEIPQPDFAEDYNLGDIFLGVEYIFQHCKENENYYDVLTVTATHGLCHLLGFTHSTEAAWQKMYLKEMEVLEELGRHTGARLQPLSRGLF; via the exons ATGAGCCTGGGGATCCGGAACCTGCAGCGCGCAGTCCCGCTCCGCAGGGCGCCGCTGCGCCGCCAGGTGGAGCTGCTGAGGCGCATCCTAGGGGTCGGCGAGTTCGACCTGGGGCTCGTCTGCGTGGACAACGGGCGCATGCAGCGCATTAACCGGGTCTACAGAGGGAGGAACGTCCCGACCGATGTGCTTTCTTTCCCGTTTCATGAG AATCTGAAAGCAGGCGAAATTCCTCAGCCAGATTTTGCAGAGGACTATAATCTAGGGGACATTTTCCTAGGAGTGGAGTATATCTTCCAGcactgcaaagaaaatgaaaattactatGACGTCCTGACT GTGACAGCCACCCATGGGCTCTGTCATCTATTGGGCTTCACACACAGCACAGAGGCCGCGTGGCAGAAG ATGTACCTGAAGGAGATGGAGGTTCTGGAGGAGCTGGGCAGGCACACCGGGGCCCGGCTCCAGCCCCTGAGCAGGGGCCTCTTCTGA